A genome region from Triticum aestivum cultivar Chinese Spring chromosome 2B, IWGSC CS RefSeq v2.1, whole genome shotgun sequence includes the following:
- the LOC123047122 gene encoding uncharacterized protein, with translation MGLLSIPPANRRRRRSTLPPIHRAPRRRRRSTVSLLPPLLFFPLESVPSALSRPRPDTLLLDAARPSATAELAERVAASAGRLHLHPSQRKGGRGRDRGAAHLSVESKFVRKEIGYTKSSPQTKSGHEEASSKQFNLARNTHTQEQNCLL, from the exons ATGGGCCTTTTGTCAATTCCACCTGcaaaccgccgtcgccgccgctccacATTGCCGCCGATTCACCGCgcaccccgccgtcgccgccgctccacCGTCTCCCTACTCCCCCCACTTCTCTTCTTCCCACTGGAATCGGTTCCCTCGGCGCTGTCCCGACCCCGGCCGGACACGCTCCTCCTCGATGCCGCGCGGCCGTCGGCGACGGCTGAACTTGCGGAGCGCGTGGCCGCGTCAGCTGGACGACTCCACCTCCACCCCTCCCAGCGGAAGGGCGGCCGAGGACGCGATCGCGGCGCCGCTCACTTGTCCGTCGAATCCAAGTTTGTGCGGAAGGAG ATTGGCTACACCAAATCAAGCCCTCAAACAAAGAGCGGACATGAAGAAGCCTCAAGCAAGCAGTTCAACCTTGCTAGAAATACGCACACACAAGAACAGAATTGCCTTCTCTGA
- the LOC123042426 gene encoding WUSCHEL-related homeobox 4: MRVHHLHVPSYLEKAASASSPSPATAPSTSPPSALFPYGAFQCLRPLAPKISLPDQPRKLVAPPDVLGRVRNATKLLSCTVRNHTVQVPVGGTTRWNPSAEQIKVLEALYRGGMRTPNSAQIERITEELGRHGRIEGKNVFYWFQNHKARERQKQKRAALLTLSTLDSSSPPATATTKDGAGDDEKEACDDETMRCKRRCRTWGDGHGDAVAEVAADGCTDNVTLELFPLRPQGKAA; encoded by the exons ATGAGGGTTCACCATCTGCATGTGCCCTCCTACCTGGAGAAAGCGGCCTCGGCGTCTTCTCCGTCGCCGGCTACGGCACCGTCCACCTCTCCTCCCTCGGCCCTGTTCCCTTACGGGGCCTTCCAGTGCCTCCGCCCGCTCGCGCCCAAGATCTCGCTCCCGGACCAGCCGAGGAAGCTGGTCGCGCCGCCCGACGTCCTCGGCCGCGTCAGGAACGCCACCAAGCTGCTCAGTTGCACCGTCAGAAACCACACC GTGCAAGTGCCGGTGGGAGGGACGACGCGGTGGAACCCGTCGGCGGAGCAGATCAAGGTGCTGGAGGCGCTGTACCGCGGCGGGATGCGCACCCCGAACTCGGCCCAGATCGAGCGCATCACGGAGGAGCTCGGCAGGCACGGCCGGATCGAGGGCAAGAACGTCTTCTACTGGTTCCAGAACCACAAGGCCCGGGAGCGGCAGAAGCAGAAGCGCGCCGCCCTCCTCACCCTCAGCACCCTCGACTCTTCCTCCCCGCCTGCAACGGCGACGACCAAG GATGGAGCAGGTGATGATGAGAAGGAAGCTTGCGACGATGAGACGATGAGGTGCAAGCGGCGGTGCAGGACGTGGGGCGATGGGCATGGCGACGCGGTGGCGGAGGTGGCCGCCGACGGCTGCACGGATAACGTTACCCTGGAGCTCTTCCCGTTGCGTCCGCAGGGGAAAGCTGCGTAG
- the LOC123047121 gene encoding filament-like plant protein 4 isoform X1: MDHKTWLWRKKASQRTVLAKNKSNISEKEHEDKIARLERSLQGLNEQLSFAHAECFEKDAILAKQAKVAEEAILGWEKAEAEAIAIRTELDDTLHQKAMVEQRICQLDEALNVAMEERELLIKDTAEIISCEKDKVWKLEQNVTEKDNIIASLDDEYSRLSEILSTKEKIILDLTESNAVKESDLKDLAVKLESTERSNSSLRYEVCMLQKQLDIRSEERKCNLKSADASHKQHLENVRKITKLEEECKRLRSMVRKRLPGPAAVARMRSEVETLGSSTTHIRTGKLNSTSFNSYDQTQNSSNASHVSPSLLARLHVTEDENKAMKESLSRKDGELQLSRTMLARTTSKLSQVEAQLEDLSGDQATTGLVKRSPTVVENPLSSITEGGCNEDNVSCSGSWASALISELEHFKKGKLTTPSCKSTGMSDLSFMDDFEEIERLAMVCDDKPSKSYDVKREAIESAGKELVPVDGPDETTNQVHPHKTEKGLLKLIELVEGVIQRSSKDYSSKLVQSGDNMGDQSTLITGYFAHAFLWKTSELTCVLRHFIVVCNELLYGNTDVERFVLEVSLTLDWILNHCFSLQDVSEMRETIIKHLGLDSGDGHEIVAAKQIGVEVINGIDEPSTPSSEQMSLVSASGPVDIGLKADNDTDSIRNGVSFSKSHAPEGTSSSLRAELNALKETGNLVTHGVDGKSTVSELDKHKSIPNSEANKGNLQGSSYSTEEDPKCVSGNKDNNVHTQLEISTASEKLIECQETILSLGKQLKALASPKDATSVRPERKPRSKSLNEMLAVDDGGFDDLSSPKTKEIICSELRPPHERNFSVGGGGGDSESCYSHPTPVVPPAKPYGVSGTCKKEAAARPVSLAVVPSKQRGNPNLLKRILTGRRRDAIIKPKVVLSA; this comes from the exons ATGGACCATAAAACATGGCTTTGGAGAAAAAAAGCATCACAAAGGACAGTTCTAGCAAAGAATAAATCCAATATATCAGAAAAGGAACATGAG GACAAGATTGCCCGGTTGGAGAGATCACTGCAAGGCTTAAATGAACAACTTTCATTTGCTCATGCTGAATGCTTCGAGAAGGACGCTATTTTAGCCAAGCAAGCAAAAGTAGCTGAAGAAGCCATACTAG GCTGGGAGAAAGCAGAAGCTGAAGCTATAGCTATCAGGACAGAACTTGATGATACTCTACATCAGAAAGCCATGGTTGAGCAAAGGATTTGTCAGCTTGATGAGGCTCTAAATGTTGCAATGGAAGAGAGGGAGTTATTGATAAAGGACACTGCTGAAATAATTTCTTGTGAGAAGGATAAAGTTTGGAAGCTTGAACAGAATGTCACAGAGAAAGATAACATAATTGCTAGCTTGGACGATGAGTATAGCAGACTATCTGAAATCCTCTCAACAAAAGAGAAAATCATCTTGGATCTAACTGAATCAAATGCAGTGAAAGAGTCAGACTTGAAGGACCTTGCAGTAAAACTGGAGTCAACGGAGAGGTCAAATTCTTCTCTTAGATATGAAGTTTGCATGCTGCAGAAGCAACTTGATATTCGTAGTGAGGAAAGGAAGTGCAATCTCAAATCTGCTGATGCTTCACACAAACAACATCTTGAAAACGTAAGGAAGATTACTaagctagaagaagaatgcaagagATTGCGCTCGATGGTGCGTAAAAGGCTGCCAGGACCAGCTGCCGTTGCTAGAATGAGAAGTGAAGTTGAGACACTGGGCAGCAGTACAACACACATAAGGACGGGAAAGTTGAATTCTACCTCCTTCAATTCATATGATCAGACACAGAACTCTTCCAATGCATCACATGTAAGTCCTTCATTGCTTGCAAGGCTACACGTGACGGAAGATGAAAATAAGGCCATGAAGGAATCTCTTTCTAGAAAGGATGGTGAACTTCAGCTTTCTCGTACTATGCTTGCTCGTACAACCTCTAAACTTTCCCAAGTTGAAGCTCAACTTGAAGACTTATCAGGTGATCAAGCTACCACGGGACTGGTAAAGAGAAGTCCTACAGTGGTTGAAAATCCTCTTTCATCTATCACCGAGGGTGGTTGCAATGAAGATAATGTAAGCTGCTCAGGTTCATGGGCGTCAGCCTTGATTTCTGAACTTGAACATTTCAAGAAGGGGAAGCTGACTACACCTTCTTGTAAGAGCACAGGAATGTCAGACTTAAGTTTCATGGATGACTTTGAAGAAATAGAAAGGCTAGCGATGGTATGTGACGATAAGCCTTCAAAATCGTATGATGTAAAGAGAGAGGCAATCGAATCAGCAGGTAAAGAGCTGGTTCCAGTGGATGGTCCCGATGAAACAACTAATCAAGTTCACCCGCACAAGACTGAGAAGGGACTCCTGAAGTTAATTGAACTTGTCGAGGGAGTTATTCAAAGATCGTCAAAGGATTACAGTAGCAAACTCGTGCAATCTGGTGACAACATGGGTGATCAATCCACGCTGATAACTGGTTATTTCGCTCATGCATTCTTATGGAAAACATCAGAACTTACCTGTGTACTGCGACACTTCATTGTTGTATGCAATGAGCTTCTGTATGGGAATACCGATGTCGAAAGATTTGTTCTTGAAGTGAGCCTCACACTAGATTGGATACTCAACCACTGCTTTTCACTGCAAGATGTATCAGAGATGAGGGAAACTATCATAAAGCATTTGGGTTTAGATAGCGGTGATGGGCATGAAATTGTTGCAGCCAAACAAATAGGAGTCGAAGTGATAAATGGCATAGATGAACCCAGCACTCCAAGCAGCGAGCAGATGTCACTAGTTTCTGCATCAGGCCCCGTGGATATTGGACTTAAAGCTGATAATGACACAGACAGTATAAGGAATGGAGTCTCATTCTCTAAATCCCATGCACCGGAAGGAACATCTTCAAGTTTGCGAGCAGAACTTAATGCATTGAAAGAAACAGGAAATCTGGTAACACACGGTGTTGATGGTAAATCAACAGTGAGTGAACTTGACAAACACAAATCCATCCCTAACTCTGAGGCAAACAAGGGAAATCTACAGGGAAGCAGTTACTCTACTGAAGAAGACCCAAAATGTGTTTCTGGGAATAAAGACAACAATGTACACACG CAGCTGGAGATCTCGACAGCATCAGAAAAGCTCATCGAGTGCCAGGAGACAATCCTAAGCCTGGGAAAGCAACTAAAAGCACTTGCATCGCCAAAGGATGCCACCTCGGTTCGTCCGGAGCGAAAACCTCGGTCTAAGTCACTGAATGAGATGCTAGCCGTCGACGACGGGGGATTTGATGACCTCAGCTCCCCGAAGACCAAGGAGATTATATGCTCAGAACTAAGGCCACCACATGAAAGAAATTTTTCTGTCGGCGGGGGAGGTGGCGATTCAGAATCATGTTATTCCCACCCGACGCCAGTGGTTCCACCTGCCAAACCTTACGGCGTGAGCGGAACCTGCAAGAAAGAAGCTGCTGCGAGGCCAGTATCGCTCGCAGTTGTCCCAAGCAAGCAGAGGGGAAACCCCAACTTGCTCAAGAGGATCCTGACAGGAAGGAGAAGGGATGCCATAATCAAACCAAAGGTGGTCCTGAGTGCTTAG
- the LOC123047121 gene encoding filament-like plant protein 4 isoform X2 produces MDHKTWLWRKKASQRTVLAKNKSNISEKEHEDKIARLERSLQGLNEQLSFAHAECFEKDAILAKQAKVAEEAILGWEKAEAEAIAIRTELDDTLHQKAMVEQRICQLDEALNVAMEERELLIKDTAEIISCEKDKVWKLEQNVTEKDNIIASLDDEYSRLSEILSTKEKIILDLTESNAVKESDLKDLAVKLESTERSNSSLRYEVCMLQKQLDIRSEERKCNLKSADASHKQHLENVRKITKLEEECKRLRSMVRKRLPGPAAVARMRSEVETLGSSTTHIRTGKLNSTSFNSYDQTQNSSNASHVSPSLLARLHVTEDENKAMKESLSRKDGELQLSRTMLARTTSKLSQVEAQLEDLSGDQATTGLVKRSPTVVENPLSSITEGGCNEDNVSCSGSWASALISELEHFKKGKLTTPSCKSTGMSDLSFMDDFEEIERLAMVCDDKPSKSYDVKREAIESAGKELVPVDGPDETTNQVHPHKTEKGLLKLIELVEGVIQRSSKDYSSKLVQSGDNMGDQSTLITGYFAHAFLWKTSELTCVLRHFIVVCNELLYGNTDVERFVLEVSLTLDWILNHCFSLQDVSEMRETIIKHLGLDSGDGHEIVAAKQIGVEVINGIDEPSTPSSEQMSLVSASGPVDIGLKADNDTDSIRNGVSFSKSHAPEGTSSSLRAELNALKETGNLVTHGVDGKSTVSELDKHKSIPNSEANKGNLQGSSYSTEEDPKCVSGNKDNNVHTLEISTASEKLIECQETILSLGKQLKALASPKDATSVRPERKPRSKSLNEMLAVDDGGFDDLSSPKTKEIICSELRPPHERNFSVGGGGGDSESCYSHPTPVVPPAKPYGVSGTCKKEAAARPVSLAVVPSKQRGNPNLLKRILTGRRRDAIIKPKVVLSA; encoded by the exons ATGGACCATAAAACATGGCTTTGGAGAAAAAAAGCATCACAAAGGACAGTTCTAGCAAAGAATAAATCCAATATATCAGAAAAGGAACATGAG GACAAGATTGCCCGGTTGGAGAGATCACTGCAAGGCTTAAATGAACAACTTTCATTTGCTCATGCTGAATGCTTCGAGAAGGACGCTATTTTAGCCAAGCAAGCAAAAGTAGCTGAAGAAGCCATACTAG GCTGGGAGAAAGCAGAAGCTGAAGCTATAGCTATCAGGACAGAACTTGATGATACTCTACATCAGAAAGCCATGGTTGAGCAAAGGATTTGTCAGCTTGATGAGGCTCTAAATGTTGCAATGGAAGAGAGGGAGTTATTGATAAAGGACACTGCTGAAATAATTTCTTGTGAGAAGGATAAAGTTTGGAAGCTTGAACAGAATGTCACAGAGAAAGATAACATAATTGCTAGCTTGGACGATGAGTATAGCAGACTATCTGAAATCCTCTCAACAAAAGAGAAAATCATCTTGGATCTAACTGAATCAAATGCAGTGAAAGAGTCAGACTTGAAGGACCTTGCAGTAAAACTGGAGTCAACGGAGAGGTCAAATTCTTCTCTTAGATATGAAGTTTGCATGCTGCAGAAGCAACTTGATATTCGTAGTGAGGAAAGGAAGTGCAATCTCAAATCTGCTGATGCTTCACACAAACAACATCTTGAAAACGTAAGGAAGATTACTaagctagaagaagaatgcaagagATTGCGCTCGATGGTGCGTAAAAGGCTGCCAGGACCAGCTGCCGTTGCTAGAATGAGAAGTGAAGTTGAGACACTGGGCAGCAGTACAACACACATAAGGACGGGAAAGTTGAATTCTACCTCCTTCAATTCATATGATCAGACACAGAACTCTTCCAATGCATCACATGTAAGTCCTTCATTGCTTGCAAGGCTACACGTGACGGAAGATGAAAATAAGGCCATGAAGGAATCTCTTTCTAGAAAGGATGGTGAACTTCAGCTTTCTCGTACTATGCTTGCTCGTACAACCTCTAAACTTTCCCAAGTTGAAGCTCAACTTGAAGACTTATCAGGTGATCAAGCTACCACGGGACTGGTAAAGAGAAGTCCTACAGTGGTTGAAAATCCTCTTTCATCTATCACCGAGGGTGGTTGCAATGAAGATAATGTAAGCTGCTCAGGTTCATGGGCGTCAGCCTTGATTTCTGAACTTGAACATTTCAAGAAGGGGAAGCTGACTACACCTTCTTGTAAGAGCACAGGAATGTCAGACTTAAGTTTCATGGATGACTTTGAAGAAATAGAAAGGCTAGCGATGGTATGTGACGATAAGCCTTCAAAATCGTATGATGTAAAGAGAGAGGCAATCGAATCAGCAGGTAAAGAGCTGGTTCCAGTGGATGGTCCCGATGAAACAACTAATCAAGTTCACCCGCACAAGACTGAGAAGGGACTCCTGAAGTTAATTGAACTTGTCGAGGGAGTTATTCAAAGATCGTCAAAGGATTACAGTAGCAAACTCGTGCAATCTGGTGACAACATGGGTGATCAATCCACGCTGATAACTGGTTATTTCGCTCATGCATTCTTATGGAAAACATCAGAACTTACCTGTGTACTGCGACACTTCATTGTTGTATGCAATGAGCTTCTGTATGGGAATACCGATGTCGAAAGATTTGTTCTTGAAGTGAGCCTCACACTAGATTGGATACTCAACCACTGCTTTTCACTGCAAGATGTATCAGAGATGAGGGAAACTATCATAAAGCATTTGGGTTTAGATAGCGGTGATGGGCATGAAATTGTTGCAGCCAAACAAATAGGAGTCGAAGTGATAAATGGCATAGATGAACCCAGCACTCCAAGCAGCGAGCAGATGTCACTAGTTTCTGCATCAGGCCCCGTGGATATTGGACTTAAAGCTGATAATGACACAGACAGTATAAGGAATGGAGTCTCATTCTCTAAATCCCATGCACCGGAAGGAACATCTTCAAGTTTGCGAGCAGAACTTAATGCATTGAAAGAAACAGGAAATCTGGTAACACACGGTGTTGATGGTAAATCAACAGTGAGTGAACTTGACAAACACAAATCCATCCCTAACTCTGAGGCAAACAAGGGAAATCTACAGGGAAGCAGTTACTCTACTGAAGAAGACCCAAAATGTGTTTCTGGGAATAAAGACAACAATGTACACACG CTGGAGATCTCGACAGCATCAGAAAAGCTCATCGAGTGCCAGGAGACAATCCTAAGCCTGGGAAAGCAACTAAAAGCACTTGCATCGCCAAAGGATGCCACCTCGGTTCGTCCGGAGCGAAAACCTCGGTCTAAGTCACTGAATGAGATGCTAGCCGTCGACGACGGGGGATTTGATGACCTCAGCTCCCCGAAGACCAAGGAGATTATATGCTCAGAACTAAGGCCACCACATGAAAGAAATTTTTCTGTCGGCGGGGGAGGTGGCGATTCAGAATCATGTTATTCCCACCCGACGCCAGTGGTTCCACCTGCCAAACCTTACGGCGTGAGCGGAACCTGCAAGAAAGAAGCTGCTGCGAGGCCAGTATCGCTCGCAGTTGTCCCAAGCAAGCAGAGGGGAAACCCCAACTTGCTCAAGAGGATCCTGACAGGAAGGAGAAGGGATGCCATAATCAAACCAAAGGTGGTCCTGAGTGCTTAG